The proteins below come from a single Oscillatoria sp. FACHB-1407 genomic window:
- the mutY gene encoding A/G-specific adenine glycosylase, with translation MSLTKLPSNQQDLGSADQKQDLSSFVMGQVQQLAIAPLQQALLRWYGEQGRDLPWRRTRNPYHIWISEIMLQQTQVKTVIPYYERWLAQFPTVEDLAIAPQQQVLKVWQGLGYYARARNLHRAAHVIVQEHGGQFPSEFEIVLALPGIGRTTAGGILSAAFDLPTPILDGNVKRVLARLIALPVPPNRALELLWQVSTAVLDVQHPRDFNQALMDLGATICTPKNPACLLCPWRECCQAYQLNMQNELPTSETRAPLPRKFIGVAVIWDDQDNILIDRRRQEGLLGGLWEFPGGKVEPGETIEECIKREIQEELGIDIEVGDRLMTVNHTYSHFHVTLNVHHCRHLSGEPQPIECDEVKWVTLDELHEYPFPKANVQIIDALLSYRDGK, from the coding sequence GTGTCTTTGACCAAACTACCTTCAAATCAACAAGACTTAGGCTCGGCAGATCAAAAGCAAGATCTGTCGAGCTTTGTTATGGGTCAGGTGCAGCAATTGGCGATCGCCCCTTTACAGCAGGCATTGTTGCGTTGGTATGGCGAACAGGGGCGGGATCTGCCCTGGCGACGAACTCGTAATCCTTATCATATTTGGATTTCCGAGATTATGTTGCAGCAAACCCAGGTCAAGACGGTGATCCCCTATTACGAACGGTGGTTGGCCCAGTTTCCCACGGTGGAAGATCTGGCGATCGCCCCTCAACAGCAAGTGCTCAAAGTGTGGCAAGGGTTGGGTTATTACGCTCGTGCCCGGAATTTGCACCGGGCGGCTCACGTGATTGTGCAGGAGCATGGAGGGCAGTTTCCATCGGAGTTTGAGATAGTTTTGGCATTACCTGGAATTGGACGAACGACGGCTGGAGGTATCTTAAGTGCTGCCTTTGACTTGCCTACACCGATTTTAGATGGCAATGTGAAGAGGGTATTGGCAAGGCTGATTGCGTTGCCCGTTCCACCGAACCGTGCCCTTGAGTTGCTCTGGCAAGTCTCAACGGCTGTGCTCGATGTCCAGCATCCACGAGACTTTAACCAAGCCTTGATGGATCTGGGGGCGACGATTTGTACCCCCAAGAACCCGGCTTGTTTGCTGTGTCCGTGGCGAGAATGTTGTCAGGCTTATCAATTAAACATGCAAAACGAATTACCAACCTCTGAAACCCGCGCCCCTCTGCCCCGTAAGTTTATTGGTGTGGCGGTGATTTGGGATGACCAGGACAATATTTTGATCGATCGTCGTCGGCAAGAGGGCTTGCTGGGGGGCTTGTGGGAGTTTCCAGGAGGCAAAGTCGAACCGGGAGAAACGATTGAGGAGTGCATCAAACGCGAAATTCAAGAGGAATTGGGGATCGATATCGAAGTGGGCGATCGCCTCATGACCGTAAACCACACCTATTCTCACTTTCATGTCACCTTAAATGTGCATCACTGTCGCCATCTCAGCGGCGAACCGCAACCGATCGAATGTGATGAGGTGAAATGGGTCACGCTCGATGAATTGCATGAATATCCCTTTCCAAAGGCAAATGTGCAGATTATTGATGCGTTGCTGAGCTATCGGGATGGGAAGTAG
- a CDS encoding DUF760 domain-containing protein, whose translation MNNTNQLSELFGSNAESGNLFLQYVQSMSPETIAQLSKPGSPEVFQVMERNIIGLLGGLPSEQFDVTITTSRESLGRLLASAMMSGYFLRNAEQRMAFEKTLLAHSSDAE comes from the coding sequence GTGAACAACACCAACCAACTTTCAGAACTCTTTGGAAGCAATGCTGAATCTGGCAACCTGTTTTTGCAATATGTGCAATCCATGAGTCCAGAGACGATCGCTCAATTGTCGAAGCCAGGTTCTCCAGAGGTCTTCCAGGTGATGGAGCGGAATATTATCGGGTTGTTGGGCGGTTTACCCTCCGAGCAATTTGACGTGACGATCACCACTAGCCGCGAGAGCTTAGGACGGTTGCTGGCTTCTGCAATGATGAGCGGTTACTTCCTCCGCAATGCTGAGCAACGCATGGCATTTGAGAAGACCTTGCTGGCTCATTCCTCCGACGCTGAGTAA
- a CDS encoding NUDIX domain-containing protein: MTYRNPIPTVDIIIEMMDRPYRPIVLIERLNAPLGWAIPGGFVDYGESVETAAVREAEEETGLHVKLIEQFQVYSDPERDPRQHTISIVFLATAKGQPKAQDDAKDVKIFELWQIPNNLCFDHDRILRDYRYYRDHGLRPRLA; the protein is encoded by the coding sequence GTGACTTATCGCAATCCGATTCCTACGGTTGACATCATCATCGAGATGATGGATCGCCCTTATCGCCCCATAGTCTTGATCGAACGGTTGAACGCTCCGCTAGGTTGGGCGATTCCTGGAGGGTTTGTGGATTACGGTGAATCGGTCGAAACTGCCGCTGTACGGGAAGCAGAAGAAGAAACGGGATTACACGTTAAGTTGATCGAACAGTTCCAGGTGTATTCTGATCCGGAGCGTGATCCCCGACAACACACCATTAGCATTGTGTTTCTGGCAACAGCGAAGGGACAACCCAAAGCCCAGGACGATGCCAAGGATGTCAAGATTTTTGAGCTGTGGCAGATTCCCAATAACCTATGTTTTGACCACGATCGCATTTTGCGGGATTACCGATATTATCGGGATCATGGTTTAAGACCCCGATTGGCGTGA
- the psbV gene encoding photosystem II cytochrome c-550 has translation MLKKSIWLAVVTIIFVLQMFVGTAAAAELDEATRTVKLNESGDTVVLSLKQVSEGKRLFNYACGQCHVGGITKTDPNVGLDPEALAGATPPRDSIASLVDYMHDPTTYDGLEPIAELHPSTQSTDIFPKMRNLTEDNLRDIAGHILLQPKVVGEKWGGGKIYY, from the coding sequence GTGCTTAAGAAATCTATTTGGCTCGCTGTAGTCACCATCATCTTTGTTCTTCAGATGTTTGTAGGAACTGCGGCAGCAGCGGAGCTTGACGAAGCTACTCGGACAGTCAAGCTAAACGAGTCGGGGGATACCGTTGTTTTAAGCTTGAAACAGGTGTCAGAAGGAAAACGCCTGTTTAACTATGCTTGTGGTCAATGTCACGTAGGTGGGATCACAAAAACCGATCCTAACGTCGGGCTTGATCCAGAAGCTTTGGCAGGTGCAACTCCTCCCCGTGACAGCATCGCTAGCCTGGTGGACTATATGCATGACCCCACCACCTACGACGGGCTAGAGCCGATCGCTGAATTGCACCCCAGCACCCAAAGTACAGACATCTTCCCCAAGATGAGAAACCTCACTGAAGACAACCTGCGGGACATTGCAGGACATATCCTGCTGCAACCTAAAGTTGTGGGTGAAAAATGGGGCGGTGGCAAGATCTACTACTAA
- a CDS encoding response regulator: protein MSTVLIVDDSQTLRQMLSDLLQKNGIKVVEATNGIEAKEQIRASVPDLVITDLIMPQMNGYELCRWIKNEPTTQNLPVLICSTKSEEFDRYWGMKQGADAYITKPFHPPELIKTVKQLLRDAH from the coding sequence ATGAGTACGGTTTTGATTGTGGATGACAGCCAGACGTTGAGGCAAATGCTCTCAGACTTGCTGCAAAAGAATGGAATTAAGGTCGTTGAGGCAACAAACGGAATTGAGGCGAAGGAGCAAATTCGGGCGAGTGTGCCTGATCTCGTAATTACTGACCTGATCATGCCCCAGATGAACGGCTATGAGCTTTGCCGATGGATTAAGAATGAGCCAACCACTCAAAATCTACCTGTTCTGATCTGCTCAACCAAGAGTGAGGAGTTCGATCGCTATTGGGGGATGAAGCAAGGGGCAGACGCTTACATTACTAAACCCTTTCATCCGCCTGAGTTGATCAAAACCGTAAAGCAACTCCTGCGAGATGCGCATTGA
- a CDS encoding CIA30 family protein has translation MSQPTGTQWDLGRFLQTLSYFETIPLISCLKKIMFGSTPPAPPQPLGNVLFDFQRSPEAMGETWGALDDVVMGGVSASSLQPNPEGALFTGYVSTANSGGFASVRTRNFEPPLDLANATGLELQIKGDGQRYKFLIRDANSWDSIAYSHSFDTVANEWITIQVPFAQLIPVFRAKTVNSAPPLNTAQIRSMQLMLSKFEYDGGLNPHFTPGEFRLLVRAIALY, from the coding sequence ATGTCTCAACCTACAGGTACTCAATGGGATTTGGGTCGTTTTCTACAAACCCTGTCCTACTTTGAGACGATTCCCCTGATTAGCTGCCTCAAAAAAATCATGTTTGGTTCTACCCCCCCTGCTCCTCCTCAACCACTCGGCAATGTCCTGTTTGACTTTCAGCGATCGCCTGAGGCAATGGGTGAAACCTGGGGAGCGTTGGATGATGTGGTTATGGGGGGTGTAAGTGCTAGTTCCTTGCAGCCCAATCCCGAAGGAGCACTATTTACCGGATACGTCTCGACAGCTAATTCGGGTGGCTTTGCCTCGGTGCGGACACGCAACTTTGAACCCCCTTTGGATCTAGCCAATGCGACGGGGCTAGAGTTGCAGATTAAGGGAGATGGGCAACGCTACAAGTTTCTTATCCGCGATGCCAACTCCTGGGACAGCATCGCCTACTCCCACTCCTTCGACACGGTTGCAAATGAGTGGATCACCATTCAGGTTCCCTTCGCCCAACTCATTCCAGTCTTTCGCGCTAAAACCGTCAACTCGGCTCCACCCCTCAACACTGCCCAAATCCGCTCTATGCAACTAATGTTGAGCAAATTTGAATACGACGGAGGGCTAAATCCCCATTTCACTCCAGGGGAATTTCGTTTGTTAGTGCGGGCGATCGCACTGTACTGA
- the psbV2 gene encoding photosystem II cytochrome PsbV2, giving the protein MRFPIAFRCFLQICFVVCLSVLALASPAQAVSLDSYVLRYLDASEPVELSLDESKTGLFSAADLSEGKRLFEANCKNCHAGGATLPDPTVPLSLEALRHATPPRDAIAPLVAFMRQPMTYDGTEESFSCRDIPESWMSQAQVEHLAAFILRAAQKAPGWGGMEF; this is encoded by the coding sequence ATGCGGTTTCCCATTGCATTTCGGTGCTTTCTACAGATTTGTTTTGTTGTATGCCTGAGCGTGCTGGCTCTTGCCTCGCCTGCTCAGGCAGTTTCTTTAGATAGCTATGTGCTCCGATATTTGGACGCAAGTGAGCCAGTCGAACTTTCGTTGGATGAGAGCAAGACTGGCTTGTTTTCAGCGGCAGATTTGTCGGAGGGCAAACGCTTGTTTGAGGCAAATTGCAAAAATTGCCATGCTGGGGGTGCAACGTTGCCTGACCCAACGGTGCCCCTGTCGCTGGAGGCACTGCGTCATGCAACTCCTCCTCGGGATGCGATCGCTCCCCTGGTGGCTTTCATGCGACAACCCATGACCTACGATGGCACTGAGGAATCCTTTTCCTGTCGCGACATTCCTGAAAGCTGGATGTCTCAAGCTCAGGTTGAGCATCTTGCGGCTTTTATTTTAAGAGCCGCTCAAAAAGCACCGGGTTGGGGTGGAATGGAGTTTTGA
- a CDS encoding ABC transporter ATP-binding protein, translating to MKRRSSYWQLLPYLHPHRATIAQALTCTLAFTVFWPLLAWLAGEIANLIGQGKVVAIAQLAALSAVVFVVRGAVQFGQDALMAKAALAIALDLRKRVYAHLQMLSLSYFETSQTGDLSYRLTEDVDRVGEVINKVFHQFVPCILQLIVVLGYMVYLNWQLTLATLVIAPLMGVLIGRFGEQLLVYSRRSQSRVSDLSALLTEVFSGIRLIRAFAAEDYEIARFSREAERNRQAKYAAERLKAIQFPVVGFLEAMSVLLLFLLGGWQIAQNNLTAAEFVSYIAAVALLIDPISITTSNYNEFKQGEASVDRVFELLAIEPGVLDPTEAVPLPSVTGKVEYHNVSFGYQPNQPVLQDLNLLAFPGEAIALVGASGAGKTTLVNLLPRFYDPQSGQVLIDGTDIRTVSLQSLRRQIGIVPQETILFSGTIAQNIAFGQTTIDLEAVQEAAKVANAHQFISQFPDGYQTWVGERGVNLSGGQRQRIAIARAVLLNPRILILDEATSALDSESEALVQEALERIMRNRTVFIIAHRLATVRRADRILVLEKGRVVESGTHAELLERGDRYARFYAQQFQ from the coding sequence TTGAAACGGCGTTCTAGCTACTGGCAACTGCTCCCCTATCTGCATCCTCACCGAGCCACGATCGCCCAGGCTCTCACCTGCACTCTGGCATTCACAGTGTTTTGGCCTCTGCTGGCATGGCTTGCGGGAGAAATAGCCAACCTGATCGGACAGGGAAAAGTGGTGGCGATCGCCCAGTTAGCCGCACTGAGTGCAGTGGTGTTTGTGGTGCGGGGGGCTGTGCAGTTTGGGCAGGATGCGTTGATGGCAAAGGCGGCATTGGCGATCGCCCTGGATCTGCGAAAGCGAGTCTATGCTCATCTGCAAATGCTCAGCCTCAGTTATTTTGAAACGTCTCAAACGGGAGATTTGAGCTATCGCCTCACGGAAGATGTCGATCGCGTGGGGGAAGTCATCAACAAAGTCTTTCACCAGTTTGTGCCTTGCATTTTGCAGTTGATCGTTGTGCTGGGCTATATGGTCTACCTCAACTGGCAACTGACCCTGGCAACGCTGGTGATTGCTCCACTCATGGGCGTTCTGATCGGCAGATTTGGTGAGCAACTGCTGGTTTACTCGCGTCGCAGTCAAAGTCGGGTATCTGATCTCTCTGCCCTACTGACCGAGGTGTTTAGTGGCATTCGCCTGATTCGTGCCTTTGCCGCTGAGGATTACGAGATTGCCCGTTTTAGTCGTGAGGCAGAACGCAATCGCCAGGCGAAATATGCAGCGGAACGACTCAAAGCAATTCAGTTTCCGGTGGTCGGCTTCCTGGAAGCGATGAGTGTGTTGCTGCTGTTTCTGCTTGGGGGATGGCAGATCGCCCAGAACAACCTGACGGCAGCGGAATTTGTCAGCTACATTGCGGCAGTCGCGTTGCTGATTGACCCCATCTCGATTACCACCAGCAATTACAACGAGTTCAAACAAGGGGAAGCATCGGTCGATCGCGTGTTTGAATTACTGGCGATTGAACCGGGAGTTTTAGATCCGACTGAGGCAGTGCCGCTTCCCTCAGTTACAGGCAAAGTGGAATACCATAACGTCAGCTTCGGTTATCAACCCAATCAACCCGTGCTGCAAGACTTAAACCTGCTGGCATTTCCCGGAGAGGCGATCGCGCTAGTGGGTGCTTCCGGGGCAGGTAAAACGACATTAGTGAATTTGTTGCCTCGCTTTTACGATCCGCAGTCAGGACAAGTTCTCATCGATGGCACGGACATTCGCACGGTTTCACTACAAAGCTTGCGACGACAGATCGGCATCGTGCCTCAAGAAACCATTTTGTTTTCGGGGACGATCGCCCAAAACATCGCCTTTGGTCAAACCACGATCGACCTGGAAGCCGTCCAAGAAGCAGCTAAAGTTGCCAATGCTCACCAATTCATCAGCCAGTTTCCCGATGGCTACCAAACCTGGGTGGGGGAACGGGGCGTCAATCTCTCCGGGGGACAACGCCAACGGATCGCGATCGCCCGTGCGGTTCTCCTCAATCCCCGCATTCTGATCCTCGATGAAGCCACCTCAGCCCTCGACTCAGAATCCGAGGCACTGGTGCAGGAAGCTCTAGAGCGCATCATGCGAAATCGTACTGTATTCATCATCGCCCATCGCCTCGCCACCGTTCGTCGTGCCGATCGCATCCTGGTTTTAGAAAAAGGACGGGTTGTAGAATCCGGCACTCACGCAGAGTTACTGGAACGGGGCGATCGCTATGCCCGGTTTTATGCCCAACAGTTTCAATAG
- the petE gene encoding plastocyanin, which yields MKLIARVSRSLSLALLTMVLVIGSLMVAVSPAAAETFTVKMGADSGMLAFEPSNVTVHVGDTVKWVNNKLPPHNIVFDDKQIPTASKELASKISHEQLMFSPGESFEVTFSADMPTGTYSYFCAPHRGAGMVGKITVEG from the coding sequence ATGAAATTGATTGCTAGAGTTTCACGGAGTTTAAGTCTCGCCCTGTTGACGATGGTGTTGGTCATTGGCAGCTTAATGGTGGCAGTTTCACCTGCGGCGGCTGAGACTTTTACAGTCAAGATGGGTGCTGACAGCGGTATGTTGGCGTTTGAACCCTCCAACGTAACCGTTCATGTTGGTGACACCGTTAAATGGGTCAACAACAAACTCCCCCCCCATAACATTGTCTTTGATGACAAACAAATCCCAACTGCCAGCAAAGAATTGGCATCTAAGATTTCCCACGAACAGTTGATGTTCTCCCCCGGTGAGTCGTTTGAGGTGACCTTCTCCGCAGACATGCCCACTGGAACTTACAGCTATTTCTGTGCTCCTCACCGGGGTGCAGGTATGGTTGGCAAAATCACCGTTGAAGGTTAA
- a CDS encoding RidA family protein, which produces MRKIIQTDQAPAPVGPYNQAIATTGQLLFVSGQIPLDPQTGAIVGEGDVVKQTEQAIANLTAILTAAGATLSDVVKTTVFLADMNDFAAMNAVYARAFDEATAPARACVEVSRLPKDVRVEIECIAVIGS; this is translated from the coding sequence ATGCGAAAGATTATTCAAACGGATCAAGCTCCCGCACCTGTGGGTCCCTATAACCAGGCGATCGCCACAACGGGGCAGTTGCTCTTTGTCTCTGGGCAGATTCCTCTTGATCCCCAAACGGGGGCGATCGTCGGCGAAGGGGATGTGGTGAAGCAGACCGAACAGGCGATCGCTAATCTGACTGCCATTTTGACTGCCGCCGGAGCGACGTTGAGTGATGTGGTGAAAACGACGGTATTTTTGGCGGACATGAACGACTTTGCCGCGATGAATGCAGTCTATGCTCGTGCTTTTGATGAAGCGACTGCGCCTGCGCGTGCCTGTGTGGAGGTGTCTCGGTTGCCCAAGGATGTGCGGGTTGAGATTGAGTGTATTGCTGTAATTGGCAGTTGA